ggacatttagtcttgtaaatactatcttaattgcattaatattagcATATTGtagtccatgtaaatgtagtcacagaaagtgacataagagaccacttatgacattttaaaaaagattttaagatttcagttaaaacgtaatgttgtctaaacacaaacaaactgctttcatctccacagggacaggaagaggagtcgaggtgatgagaaggagcagctgtcctgctgtgctttgtgtcaggagctcctgagggatccagtctccaccagctgtggacactggttctgcagacagtgcatcacctcagactgggaccagtctgatccatcaggagactctgcctgtccccagtgtggagaaagatccagaacaagacctggactgcagacacccagtcaaaccagcacagtggacagcggtctgcaggaggttttagacgagcataagatcagtctgaggaggagatgtgaatttgtgacagaaggaactgctgccgCAGAAactggaacccccctcaacaggatctacactgagctctacatcacacagggacggagggaagaggttaatacccaacatgaggtgtggcagctggagacaacgtccaagatggagaccctcagtgacactccaatcaagtgccacgacatctttaaacccttacctggcgaagacacacacatcagagtagttgtgacgcagggcaTTGCCgggattggaaaaaccttctcagtgcagaagttcactctggactgggcagagggcttggaaaaccaacatgtcagtcttgtggttctgcttttgttccgggagctgaacttgatcaaagatgagcgctacagtcttctccagctgctccgtgttttccacccaacattacagacggtcacagcagagaagctcgccgtctgtacagtcgtgttcatctttgacggcctggatgaaagcaggtttttattggatttccagaacaatgaggtcgtgtctgatctcacacagacatcatcagtagatgtgctgttgacaaacctcatcaaggggaacctgcttccctcggctctcctctggataacttccagacctgcggcggccaatcagatccctcctgcatgtgtcgacagggtaacagaagtccgagggttcactgacctccagaaggaggagtacttcaggaggagatccagtgatgaggagctgtgcagcagaatcatctcacacatcaaggcgtccaggagcctccacatcatgtgccacatcccagtcttctgctggatcactgctacagttctggagcacatgttgactacagaccagagaggagagctgcccaagagcctgactgagatgtactcacacttcctgctggttcagacacagaggaagaagcacaagtaccaTGAGAGACATGACgggagtcagcaggagctgatggagactgacagggaagttcttctgaagctgggcaggctggcgtttgaacatctggagaaaggcaacctgatgttctaccaagaagacctggaggagtgtggtcttgatgtcacagaggccttggtgtactcaggagtgtgcacagagatcttcaaaagcgagtgtgtgctcttccagagaaaagtctactgctttgttcatctgagcattcaggagtttctggctgcagtctacatcttccactgcttcaccaacagcaacacagaggtactggccagagtcatgaggAGAGAATGTGATGACAAAAAGCCATCGTTGGATATCTTCCTGAAGACAGTCATGTATGAAGCCCTGGAAAGTAAaaatggtcacctggacctctttgtccgcttccttcatggcctctcactggagtccaaccagaggctcttaggaggcctgctgggtcagacagagagcagaccagaagacatccagagagtcatcaacaacctgaaggagatgaaCACCTACAGTGCCTCACCTGAAAGaggcatcaacatcttccactgtctgatggagatgaacgacctctcagtacatcaggatatccaagagttcctgaagtcagagaacagatcagagaagaaACTCTCTTGgatccactgctcagctctggcctacatgctgcagatgtcagaggaggttctggatgtgtTGGACCTGCAGGCGTACAAAACATCAGATGAGGGACGAGAGAGACTggtcccagctgtgaggaactgcaggaaggctcggttagtcctgatgtgaaatcaacattatccaaacagtgtagagctgcttccatacctgacaccatcagaaatacattaaagatatgtagttctctaaatattcagaataaaggattgattctgtcagaaaaaaaatatacttcaggcagtccagggtaaaaggaggcaacatgatggtgatgcccatagcagctcacccctacaatacttcaaaatcagaagcatgtttttgctgtgtaattgaacttgaacatcaggtttctactgcttgGTTTCTTCTGTATCTGaaggaaactgaatcaggtcaactggacttagttatatgtctagaagacgTTTTGCCCCTTaaccaagtggcttcatcagttcacgCTGTTCACTAGACCAGACTGGTAGTCTGACTACCAGTCTGGTCTGTTGAAATGCTcctaactttggccctgattggtccagagactgggtgctggtgtcatgtgatgcagaagctcttgt
The DNA window shown above is from Myripristis murdjan chromosome 2, fMyrMur1.1, whole genome shotgun sequence and carries:
- the LOC115372813 gene encoding NACHT, LRR and PYD domains-containing protein 5-like; this translates as LSMKSDWSNEQPPNFSAEPGALDTKDRKRSRGDEKEQLSCCALCQELLRDPVSTSCGHWFCRQCITSDWDQSDPSGDSACPQCGERSRTRPGLQTPSQTSTVDSGLQEVLDEHKISLRRRCEFVTEGTAAAETGTPLNRIYTELYITQGRREEVNTQHEVWQLETTSKMETLSDTPIKCHDIFKPLPGEDTHIRVVVTQGIAGIGKTFSVQKFTLDWAEGLENQHVSLVVLLLFRELNLIKDERYSLLQLLRVFHPTLQTVTAEKLAVCTVVFIFDGLDESRFLLDFQNNEVVSDLTQTSSVDVLLTNLIKGNLLPSALLWITSRPAAANQIPPACVDRVTEVRGFTDLQKEEYFRRRSSDEELCSRIISHIKASRSLHIMCHIPVFCWITATVLEHMLTTDQRGELPKSLTEMYSHFLLVQTQRKKHKYHERHDGSQQELMETDREVLLKLGRLAFEHLEKGNLMFYQEDLEECGLDVTEALVYSGVCTEIFKSECVLFQRKVYCFVHLSIQEFLAAVYIFHCFTNSNTEVLARVMRRECDDKKPSLDIFLKTVMYEALESKNGHLDLFVRFLHGLSLESNQRLLGGLLGQTESRPEDIQRVINNLKEMNTYSASPERGINIFHCLMEMNDLSVHQDIQEFLKSENRSEKKLSWIHCSALAYMLQMSEEVLDVLDLQAYKTSDEGRERLVPAVRNCRKARLRYCGLSESSCASLASALKSNPHLTELDLSENELQDSGVKLLSAGLESPNCRLKTLRLSGCELTRSCCASLASALKSNPHLTELDLSENDLQDSGVELLSAGLESPNCRLKTLRLSDCGLTESSCASLASALKSNPHLTELDLSVNQLQDSGVELLSALVESPNCRLKEHEDWIPADSLRGYACDLTLDLNTAHRYLRLSEDNRKMTGVFKLQPYPDHPDRFNQPQVLCREGLTGRCYWEVQWRVHVSIAVTYRGITRSGNDCWLGYNKQSWSLTCSNDFYSAKHNREFTRLSVRPRSSDRVAVYLDWSAGTVSFYRISSDRLRLLHTFRSTFTEPLHPAFGVSISSPPSEVELPVCQKQTLT